Below is a window of Macadamia integrifolia cultivar HAES 741 chromosome 8, SCU_Mint_v3, whole genome shotgun sequence DNA.
GTGACATGAGCCTAATTGCTTGGTTcacttattttccttttttgaactTGGGCTTAAATGGATAAGACATTTGGGCTTGGACCTAGGATTAAGTGGAAAGATACGTTTTCGTATGGGTCATGCATGCCTCTACGCAGAGAAACATCCATATGAGTGAGAAGTTTCGAGGTATGGATTTGACATCTCTTAGTGAGATTAAAATCTTGGCCATTTATGCCAACAGATAAACCAGTTTGAATGTCCATCTTCAAGAGTCACATTTCCATAAATAGAGGGAGAGTTAGTAACCCAACTCATTAATTTCACAACAACGCTTTGCACCCAACTTTAGTACTTCTATTTTTATATTGATTTGATAAGCATAATTCTTGTTGTCCAATAAGTTAGTGCAACACTACTAGGATATCAAGGGGTTGTTTTATCTTTGGATATTTATACGTATTGAACTTGGACTGCACCAACAGGGGCGTCTACGATCTTAAAGAAAGTGATCATTTGATATAGTATTCAACCCACATATACTATTGTCGTGTTGCAGAAACTAAGTAACGAAAATGATACACTCTCCTTTTATACGTGGTTTGCAATAATGCCATATAGATAAGTTCTTATAATCTCAATTGGTGATTTGATTTATTACAATTCTTAAGGTTGTAAATTCTTAAGACTATAAGATCTTGGCAAATGCACATACCACAAATGCTGCCTGTATTACTATTGCAATGGACAAATCAAGGATTGTCTCtgattttgacaaaattgaaATGTTCAGTGGTGAAAAATCATAAGAGGTGAAAACAAATGATGATTTTTGCATTGGGTCAGAATTTCTTTTGCCTTGTCTGAACCTTTGCTTAATAAGAGTGATGAACCTATTTTCAAAGCCAAgagaaaaatttaaattcaagCAGATGGGTTGCTATGTTAGTCTCCCCGagaattagtcgaggtgcgcataAGCTGGCTCAGACACcatggttaacaaaaaaataaataaataaatttaagcAGACTACCAATGCAATAATAACATTCTGAATGCATTGTTCAAATGATATGTACAATGTCTATTCTTTGTATGAGTGCAGATACTAGCTAGAGTACATTAGAGGAGAGGTAGTAAGAAGAATATATGGTTACaaattttctgaattttgttatgaatgatgaattgaactTCTCTTCTTAAATGGATAAGTTTCAAGTTTTGGTTGCCAAATTGGCAAAGGACAGACACTAGACCAAGTCATCATTTAGATGTAAATTGAAGAGAAGAACCGTGAAAAAGATAAGGTtgaaaaatccaagaaaatcATATCCAGAAGTAAATCTAGTCAAGTTCAGGAAAAAtgagcaattaaaaaaataaaaaatgtacaCTAACAAAGGTAAgaaattcaaaagaatgaaTTGCGTTGTGTGCAGCAAACCAGGTAGTTAACTTCCAATGGAACTGTTGACATTGCAAGAACAAGGGTATTGATACAGATAAGGTCAATCTCATGAAGAATGATATATTTACAGCCATGGTGACAGTGGTTAATTTGGTTGAAAGATTAAAGAATGTAATATTGACATTCTTGTGAAAGCTGAAAAGATGAATATCCCAACcatatggattgaatgtgactcggAAGTAGTTGTTACATCCATTCTTTTGGGCTACATACCATGGACCGTTCTTCAGAACTGGTAGTTTGTGAATCCCTACCTTAAGTCAACCCACTGAAAGATTACCCACTGCTTCAAAGAAGCAAACTCAATCGTTGACTTCCTGGCAAAGGCTGCAACAAAGTCAAGTACCTCAAGATCTATGCATGATGGATTCCCCTCACCACATAGCTGAAGAGATTGTGGTGGACATAATGTCTAGACCAAGATACAGATTCTATTAGTTTGTTGGTTGGGcaccctgctgatggccatgccgaaggtggggctgCTCCTTCCTCCTTGAGTGGTTTCTGTTTTGCTGACTTTGTTTTTATGGTTTCTTTTCCTTCGTTACTTTTTTTCtgtgtgattttttttccctcttaatGCAATGAATCCTTTtgaaaataatgataataataataatattgacTCCGAGGCTACCAACAATAtaagtacaaaaaataaaaaattacttcAAGCCTCCACCTTCTATATGGCCATTAGTAGAGGAGAGAAGTAACTAAACTAACTAACAAATCCATTTCAGGATACTGAAACATGTCCCAATTGATTTCATTGGAGATAAAGGCCAAATTTGTATCCCAAGTTTCAATTTTGTTGAATTTTGCATCATTCTTTGCAAGCAAGTTAGGCATCATGTTTGCTGGAGATCACTTTGAAGCTTACTTCAGGAAAGAACCTTGTATTAAAATATGTGTTTTATGTACCAGAGATACAACAAAACCTTGTATCATGAACTATTCTCAACAATGCAGGACTGAAGCTATGATTTGAGGCCGACGAAGTTATCATACTTAAGAATTATGTATATGTTGGTGTGGATCATACTGGTGATATATATTTGTATTAGGTGTTCCAGAAATTACGATCGAAAAACCTAATGCTTCTTCTATTTAATTGGTGGTCTCTTTTAATTTATGGCATGGTACGTTTGTACCATACATAAGAAAAATGAGCTAGTTAGATTTAATTTATAGTCACTTTAAGCCAATAATGGACAACTATCCTACTTGGGTTGAGGCCAAGTTTTAgagaaggctcatcaaacagtGCGAAGACAAAGTGACCTCGATTTAGTGCTGGCTTGGGATAAAGCAGAATATGCCTTTATGTTCTATAAGGTGGAGGTTTAAAACCATCTATGAAGGAAGATTCAGAGTGAGGAATTGTAGGAGGACTGATTATGTTttctaagggtattttggtcatttccaCATAAATGATTTGTAAACATGTTAATAGTATGAGATATTTTTGGAATCCATAGATACAAGGTCTCCACACCTCGAaggatactcatcatcttcaGAATGGCCTCCAAATGTGATAAAATAAGGAGTCTACAAAGGCATGAATTTGACTTCTCTTAGTGAGATTAAATCTTAGCCGTTTATGCAAATAGATACACAAGTTTGCAGAGCCATCTTGAAGAGTCACctttcctctataaatagagagggaGAGTTGATAATCCAATTCAATAATTTTCCACCAATGTTTTGCACCCCAGCACCAGTTTCTATATATATTATCATTTAGATTTGTTGAgccattgccatcagcagaaaaataCCCTAAGAACACATAAATCAATCAAAGATCAAAACATGACCAGGGAATCATACAAAACGAATCTGAAGCATCTTCACCGCATCCCATTCTATATCATTGCAGTAGCATGATTCACCAAGCAGTCTGCCACCGTGTTCACTTCTCTGCAACAGTGATCAATGCACCATTGGGACTTGTTCAGAAACTCAGCATAGAATAACCATTTCTGTATGAAAGACCATTGGATATACTTTTTCTTGATGCACCACAACATCGCCATGGAGTCACATTCTATCTCGAACCAATTCAAATTCATACTCATTGCCACTCTGACAGCTTCGAAGAAACCCTCCATTTCCACCCAAAAATTGGTAGAGATAAAGCTTGAGAATCCATGCAAAAATTCCCCGAACTGATTACGGACAATTCCCCCTAACCCTGAATATCCCGGATTTCCTAAAGACTATCCATCGAAATTAATTCTGCAGCAACCGAAGTCTACTTTTGCAGCAACCCAAGTCTACTTTGATGTGTTAAAGAAACTAAGTTTGGAAGTTGGCACATTCTCTTTCTGTAAATGGATTTCGGTAACACCATATAGACTAATTCTTATAATCTCATTTGGTGATTCGATTTACTGCTATATGTGAAACCTTGATCATCCCATCCTATTAATTAATGAGTGATAATCCAAATTAGATAGGGAAGTAAAGTAATCTGATAACTTAATATAAGATTGCTTATATATCAGTATTGGCTGTATGAACGAGTCTGTTACAACAGAAAATTGAAGGAGATACAACCGTCCCCATGTGAGGATAACGACAATGCCCCATTGCTACAGGCCATTGGGGTCGCGTTTGATAGCATTTATTTTAACTTACTGTTTTGGCTAATTAAGATTCAATAATCTATGGAATCTATGCTGTACGGTGTATGATAAATTATTGAGTAGGTAGGGCCCAATATGATGCAACAATTTAATTTGAAATATTAAGTAATGCAACTCATGGGCTCGAAGAATATTTAAAtgaggttccaacttccaagttgAGGATTTAAAAAAGTTCAATTGGATGTGTTTGTCAACTTGATGCTGACAAGATTGGAGTCCTAAAAAAAACATAGCTGACATGATTGATAGAAACTTGAAAGGGGTTTTGCTTATCTGACTAAGCAATCCCTTCGCTTTAGCATGGTCCATGCTGTTCATAGATTAATGGACCTTAATGACTTTCTTATTTCTTAGGGGCCTTGATTGATTTCGTAGCCAGAGACACTACCATATTGAAGTAGTCCAGCTTATCTAAGTTTGTACCTTCCaaagaatctaaaaaatcaataatgTTTAAGGACTTGGATCCACTGTCAGAACTTAATTTGATAAACTGTGAACTATATTATGCTTCTCCTGGTTCCATATAGAACAGAGAACATGGAAAGACTCCAATAACGCATCCATTGAAAGATTATTCCTTTATATGGAggataaaatatttaaaaaagaaactgcTAATTTCTTGTAGCATAGTGTTGAATTTAGATAATTTAGAAGCTTATCCTAGCTTATATGCTCATAGTGCTGAATTTAGATTATAAGCTCATAGAAGCTCTATTTTGACAGATTAATTAGATtgccaatgagagagagagagagcccatCTAAACCATATGACGACTTAAGTGAAGGCCCAACTTAACCGGCCCACACACTAAGGAGACCAGCTTGTACAAGCTAAAGCCCATAAGGTCTATGAAGTGCTCAAGCGCAAGACTAGGAATCAATCCAAACAAAATTCTTGGAAAATGCTAACTCAAGTCCAATTCTAGTCAACGTTAGTCCAATTTTTTGTGCTCCTCTTAGAGACCCTCTATCTCTCATGGTGAAAGACAGTGTGGCATCCACTTTCGACCAACTATATTTTGGGCAACTGAACTTTTGCTTCTTCCAAGAGTATCCTTGGAGACTAAAAGAATCATATGGGGAGATGTACTTGTCCCAGCCTTGGAAGAAGAAATCCACCTAGAGTCTTGAAACGACCCTTGATCGAACATTTTCGTCTTCTCAACTAAGTCATTTTGTAATCGGTCCCTAGTGAGGTGAACGCGATAGGCGGTGACTTTGATTTTGGGGTAGGTAGAATTGTGGATTGTCGATCCATTTCTGATGGTGGAATCTCACCTGTTGCCTATGGGCTGTGATGTTACAGTCGAAGTGGTTCCTTCTTCGAGGGTCCTGGTCGAAACGGTGGAAGTGGCTGCGCCTTGCCATGATCCTTTGCCATGGCTGTGGGCAGGCCAACCCTACTAGTTGTTGACTCCCTTCTTTCGGCTCTTGGTTTAATAAaaaggtggaaaaaaaaaaaaaaaaaaaggaaccctATAATTGGGATGTGTGATAGTTCAATGAATTGGAgcgagataataaaattcgtgTATGGGGGTCCTTAGGAATCTCAATCTTAAGAATTTTCCAACAGATCCTAAATCAATAGGGGGTTTTCTGGGAAGATGGCTGAGACGAGTAAGGATGCAGATATTAGACATGAGCCAAAGGATGGCTGGCCTCCGGATCGTGGTAGACAGGCTTTGATTACTGATTTTCtgaaaccagaattttcaaGGAAGGATTCTAGATCGGCTTCTGCTACAAATGATACTAGATCTGTAGAAGGAGGCGAGGATGATCGGGTTAGGAATGCAGAAGAAAATAGGGAGGAGGTGCGACAATCCTACTCTACCGTGGTGGGGCGTGCTTTGCCGGAAGTGGAATCTTTGCCCGATCCCATTTACGCTGGAGCCTACACCAAAATCATCATCCCTcaagatgcctatgaggaaaGACTACTTGATAGGGAGGACGAACTTTAGATACCTTTCAATGGATGACATTCGAAAGGAGGCAAAGGAGAATTGGAATCTAAAAGGCGGAGTGAAGATGGATCCTATGGGGAAGGGGTATATTCTTTTTCAATTCGAAAGAGATGGAGACGTGGCAGCTATGTGGACACGAAGTCTTACAAGAATCCATGGGCAGGTCATCAGATTCTAGCCTTGGAAGGCAGATTTTGATGTTCATGCCAAGAACGTCAAAACCAAGTTGGTTTGGATCAGATTCCCTGACCTGCCACTTGAACACTGGCACGAGAAGATTCTGCTAACTATGGCTAAGGCATCAGGGAGACTCGTGGCACTAGATAGAAGTACTCGATTTGCAATAATGGGCACCTTTGCGAGGGTCCAGGTAGAGGTCGAGATTGGAGCAACCAGACTCGAAGAAATCCAAGTAGAACGAAGGCAACCAGGAACTAACGAGACattctggttcaaacaaaatattatttatgaagATGCCTTGATCAGATGTGGTTTCTGCAAAAAAAATGGGACACTCTGTCCATGCATGTAGGGCGAGGAGGGAAGCAGAGACCAAGAAGGAGTCGCAGCGCAAAGAGACTGTCTCAGGGGCGACCTATGCAGATGAAGAGGATGGCGTCCAAAGCAATGGTCATTGGGAAGAGAGCAATGGCCGCTGGGATGAGTAGATTCCGATGACTGGTGCGTCTAATTTGGAaaggatttctttcctttcaaaGGAACGATCTCCTTCCTTTTTTGAATCGCACACTTTAAGGAACATTGAAGGCAAATCAGTTATAAAGAATTTGAATGGAGACATACAAATCTGCCttccattagaagaagaatggaatAAGGAAGGAAATATTCTAGAGGGGTGCATTTTCGAACAAGTCAATGAAGGGGAGAATGACTTGGATGATGGGGCGGACTCTATGGCTGGATCGGATAACGGGTTTGATGGTGGAAATGGAGCCCTTATGGATCACCTTCCCTATTCTCAACCCACAGGAAATAACGCCTCTTCTCCTCTAGAGGCTGAAAATGACACGAATAGGGCCATGCACAAGAAGGACTCTTCAAGCCTGATTTACACTAGACATGGCAGTGGTGATCGAGCGATGGCTTCGAGTAGTCGTGGCGAGCATCATGGGACTGGTAGGTGCCAACCAATGCAATGGTACAATAATGTCATCTCGTCATTCAATTCCCTCGAGATTAATGGTGGCACGATGGTGGTTAATCATAAGGAGGTAGTGCAGATAGACAAAACTCTCTGCGAGAGGGAGGCATTGGATCTAGTTCCTGGAAGACAGGGAAAGGGGAAACACCTGGCCAATACAGAGCAGACTTTGCGAAAGTCTGGCCATATTGCTTCatcaaaaaatagtaaatgaaagccctctattggaatattagagggataAAGAAGGCTGCCGCAAGGTTAGCTTTGAggaatattttaagggaaaaaaggcCTGATTTCCTTTGCATCGCCGAACCTATGATTCCCTCCGATGCCTTTCCTATGTTGTTCTTCAACAAGTTGGGTTTCGACCCTGATTTCATCCATAACGAGCAAGTAGGGGGCATCTCAAATCTATGGCTGATTTGTTGAAGAGGTGTAGCAAAGCTTGTTGTGCTATCGTCTTCTGAACAACAGATCTCTGTCTCTGTGCAATGGGCTCAAGAAATTTTCATCTTGTCAGTAGTGCACGCCAAATGCCTAAGAGCTGCTAGAAGAGAATTGTGGACAGACTTGGTGGCAACCCATCCTGGGTCGAATattccttggatgatttttggaGACTTCAATGCCACCCTTCTCTCCACTGAAAAAAGGGGGCCGGGAATTTTCAACTTAGGGTCAGCGGGAGATTTTGGTGCAATGGTGGATACATGCTCACTAATCCAAGTTCCTTTGCAGGGAAGGAAATTTACCTGGACTAATAACAGAAGAAGGGGCCATGTGTCAGCAGTGCTTGATCGAAGCTTTTGCAATGATGCttagatttctttttttcaagaATGTCACCAATTCGTCTTGCAAAGAGTGGCGTCAAACCATGCTCCCATTCTGGTGGTGTCTGAAGGTTCTGAAAGACCAAAAAACTGTCCTTTTCGATTCCAGAGGTTCTGGACAGAACACGAGGGTTTTCTAAATGCAGTAAAGACCTCCTGGGAGAACGACATTTCTGGATCGCCAATGCTGGTTAtggctcaaaaattaaaaagattgaagGTCTTCCTGCACTCCTGGGTGAAAggaaatttttcaaattttaatttggagatgatggaggcaaAAAAATGCATGGACGAGATCCAGACCGAAATTGACAGAGATGGGATAAGCGACTCAATTTATGCcaaagaagctgatgcaaagaccAGATACCTGAAGGCCAtgcaaaattatgagaaattgtGGGCTGAAAAATCTCGTTCTAGATGGAGGGATCAAGGAGATAGATGctcaaaaaattttcacatcTCAGTGAAGATGCGACGAATGAAGAACTCCATTAAATCTCTGAAGATGAATGAAGGGACCTTGATCTTTGATAAAGCGCAGATCAAGGAATACGTCACAAGATATTATGTGCATTTTCACAAAGGCGTTCCCCTGACCAGTCACATGGATTTATTGCAATGCATTCCAAATGTATTGGAAGAATGGGATAGAGGTCGATTAGATGGTATTCCCTTTGACACTGAGATCAAGGGTGCAGTGTGGGATCTTGATCCAGATAGTGCTCTTGGTCCAAATGGATTTCCTGGAGCATTTTATAAATCATGTTGGGACATCATATCTTCAGATGTGTGCAAGGCTATCAGATGGTTTTTCAGAACCGGTTTCATGCCTTAcggaattaataataatttcctggTCTTGATTCCTAAAATTGAAGGAGCACTATCCCTGGAAAAATTCAAGCCGTTGtgcatggaaatttttttttgcaaaataatatcaaaggtTCTGGCTATGCGATTGTCGTgtgttcttccaa
It encodes the following:
- the LOC122086899 gene encoding uncharacterized protein LOC122086899, with translation MTGASNLERISFLSKERSPSFFESHTLRNIEGKSVIKNLNGDIQICLPLEEEWNKEGNILEGCIFEQVNEGENDLDDGADSMAGSDNGFDGGNGALMDHLPYSQPTGNNASSPLEAENDTNRAMHKKDSSSLIYTRHGSGDRAMASSSRGEHHGTGRCQPMQWYNNVISSFNSLEINGGTMVVNHKEVVQIDKTLCEREALDLVPGRQGKGKHLANTEQTLRKSGHIASSKNSSERPKNCPFRFQRFWTEHEGFLNAVKTSWENDISGSPMLVMAQKLKRLKVFLHSWVKGNFSNFNLEMMEAKKCMDEIQTEIDRDGISDSIYAKEADAKTRYLKAMQNYEKLWAEKSRSRWRDQGDRCSKNFHISVKMRRMKNSIKSLKMNEGTLIFDKAQIKEYVTRYYVHFHKGVPLTSHMDLLQCIPNVLEEWDRGRLDGIPFDTEIKGAVWDLDPDSALGPNGFPGAFYKSCWDIISSDILASARISVLLNGGPVGYFGVEKGLRQRDPISPMLFIIAKEVLCRGLSELLANNNIKALSGPRGAIISTHILFADDVFIFSNASIRKQAIAEELGISICNFPTRYLGVKIFKGRVKKESLIPILDKVKGQLAGWKGKILSIAARVELVRSVILGMMNHSSAVYWWPSSLIATMERLMKNFIWTGEIDTVKKISVRWDLCCRPKDEGGLELRRLRDINKAMLCNMVWRVKHEKSLACKFFRARFLRGDGSFKKSYKPSSIWPGFRKMWEFVASKEAWTIGNGKSINFWSDKWLGGKSILELVGLEGESSLHCKGKVSDFIDNFKWKSPNVISPLLHDIFEKIQTIKIPSYTCEDMCLWSLSSDGIFNSNSAWEDIRIRNLKVPWFSLIWGKKVQPRVSIFGWRMVHDKLPTDDAVQKRGIALVSKCSLCGMEAETVY